The Schizosaccharomyces pombe strain 972h- genome assembly, chromosome: I genome contains a region encoding:
- a CDS encoding Mpv17/PMP22 family protein 1: MFSRFATRYNALFEKAPIMTMCLTAGTLGGISDAVAQGLTIYQTNKNAMIGLDGVRLNTHPEIPSIKRVLQFVTFGFAISPFQFRWLRLLSAKFPIEKGAINVVKRVLLDQAVFAPFGTAFFFSWMTLAEGKGFRGAYDKLQAVFWPTLKANYMVWPFFQTVNFWLMPLQYQMPFACTVAIFWNIFLSLKNASSMQESGSQEIELF, encoded by the exons ATGTTTAGTCGTTTTGCAACCCGCTATAACgctctttttgaaaaggcGCCGATTATGACTATGTGTCTAACTGCTGGTACACTGGGTGGAATATCCGATGCTGTCGCCCAAGGCTTGACCATATaccaaacaaacaaaaatgcgATGATTGGTTTGGATGGCGTGAGATTAAACACTCATCCTGAAATACCTAGTATTAAAAGGGTTCTTCAATTTGTTACTTTTGGTTTTGCTATTTCTCCATTTCAATTTCGGTGGTTGCGTTTGCTATCTGCTAAGTTCCCAATAGAGAAAGGCGCTATTAATGTCGTGAAGCGTGTGTTATTGGATCAAGCTGTTTTTGCTCCATTCGGTActgccttttttttcagttgGATG ACTCTTGCTGAGGGCAAAGGTTTCAGGGGCGCCTACGATAAACTTCAAGCTGTTTTCTGGCCCACTTTAAAG GCTAATTATATGGTCTGGCCCTTCTTTCAAACTGTGAACTTTTGGCTAATGCCCTTACAATACCAAATGCCATTTGCTTGTACGGTTGCTATTTTTTG GAACATATTTCTTAGTTTGAAGAACGCTTCTTCAATGCAAGAATCTGGCTCACAAGAAATTGAACTATTTTAA
- the rad2 gene encoding FEN-1 endonuclease Rad2: MGIKGLAQVLSEHAPASVKHNDIKNYFGRKVAIDASMSLYQFLIQVRSQDGQQLMNEQGETTSHLMGMFYRTLRIVDNGIKPCFVFDGKPPTLKSGELAKRVARHQKAREDQEETKEVGTAEMVDRFAKRTVKVTRQHNDEAKRLLELMGIPFVNAPCEAEAQCAALARSGKVYAAASEDMDTLCFQAPVLLRHLTFSEQRKEPISEYNIEKALNGLDMSVEQFVDLCILLGCDYCEPIRGVGPARAVELIRQYGTLDRFVKEADRSKYPIPEDWPYEDARRLFLDAEVLPGEEIELKWKSPDADGIIQFLVKEKGFNEDRVKLGINRLEKASKTIPQGRLDSFFKPVPSSPKKPVDTKSKGSAKRKRDSNKGGESKKKR, translated from the exons ATGGGAATTAAAG GTTTGGCTCAAGTACTAAGCGAGCATGCCCCAGCCAGTGTCAAACAtaatgatattaaaaattattttggaCGGAAAGTGGCTATAGATGC GTCAATGAGtctttatcaatttttaattcaagTTCGCAGTCAAGATGGTCAACAGCTAATGAATGAACAAGGCGAGACTACTAGTCATTTAATGGGAATGTTTTATCGTACACTCCGAATTGTCGATAATGGAATAAAGCCTTGCTTTGTCTTTGATGGAAAACCACCAACATTGAAGTCAGGGGAATTAGCTAAACGTGTGGCCCGACATCAAAAAGCACGAGAGGATCAAGAGGAGACAAAAGAGGTTGGTACAGCTGAAATGGTGGATCGGTTTGCCAAACGTACGGTCAAAGTTACTCGGCAACATAATGACGAAGCAAAACGTTTACTAGAGTTAATGGGAATTCCCTTCGTTAACGCACCCTGTGAAGCAGAAGCTCAATGTGCCGCTTTAGCCCGTTCAGGAAAAGTTTATGCTGCTGCTTCTGAGGACATGGACACATTGTGCTTCCAAGCTCCTGTACTTTTGAGACACCTGACATTTAGTGAGCAAAGAAAGGAACCAATTAGTGAGTATAACATAGAAAAAGCATTGAATGGTTTAGATATGTCGGTGGAGCAGTTTGTAGACTTGTGTATTCTTTTGGGTTGTGACTATTGTGAACCTATTCGGGGAGTTGGCCCCGCTAGAGCCGTCGAGTTAATTAGGCAATACGGGACTCTCGATCGCTTTGTCAAAGAGGCGGATCGATCAAAATATCCTATTCCGGAAGATTGGCCTTATGAAGATGCCAGAAGACTGTTTTTGGATGCAGAAGTACTTCCTGGTGAAGAGATTGAGTTGAAATGGAAAAGTCCCGATGCAGATGGCATTATACAATTTCTGGTTAAGGAAAAAGGTTTCAATGAAGATCGTGTTAAATTGGGGATCAATAGACTAGAAAAAGCCTCAAAGACAATTCCACAGGGTCGTCttgattccttttttaaaccagTCCCTTCTTCTCCCAAAAAACCTGTAGATACAAAGAGCAAAGGATCagcaaaaaggaaaagagaTTCAAATAAGGGTGGTGAAAGCAAGAAAAAGCGTTGA
- the erv1 gene encoding sulfhydryl oxidase yields the protein MVFGKRYRDKETGIIYDENGRPCKTCNIFSSFRNVAQQPNSSTVPEVKSNTQLESKQSSIDCNTNAIPDSVSFPRLPDVAELGRSTWTFLHAMAANFPKNPTPTQQNDMSSFLYNFSKFYPCWSCAEDLRIWMAKYGNSPRVDSRESLCEWICEAHNDVNERLGKPLFNCQVWSKKASELAD from the coding sequence ATggtttttggaaaaagataTCGCGATAAGGAGACAGGAATTATTTACGACGAAAACGGGAGACCTTGTAAAACATGTAACatattttcttcctttCGAAATGTTGCTCAACAACCTAATAGTAGCACTGTCCCTGAAGTAAAGTCAAATACCCAGCTTGAAAGCAAACAATCATCTATAGATTGCAATACCAATGCAATCCCAGATAGCGTATCGTTTCCCAGGCTTCCAGATGTCGCTGAACTTGGAAGGAGTACTTGGACGTTCTTACATGCAATGGCCGccaattttccaaaaaatccAACACCCACTCAACAAAATGATATGTCCAGTTTTCTGtacaatttttcaaaattttatccTTGTTGGTCTTGTGCAGAAGATTTACGTATTTGGATGGCTAAATATGGAAATTCTCCTCGAGTAGATAGTCGAGAATCATTGTGTGAATGGATATGCGAAGCACATAACGACGTGAATGAACGACTAGGAAAACCCTTATTCAACTGCCAAGTTTGGTCCAAAAAAGCCTCTGAATTGGCTGACTAG